In a genomic window of Gossypium arboreum isolate Shixiya-1 chromosome 9, ASM2569848v2, whole genome shotgun sequence:
- the LOC108455450 gene encoding geraniol 8-hydroxylase-like: protein MPIIGNLIDLGDKPHRSFTKLAQIHGPVMSLKLGSLITVVVSSETMAKEILQKQDIVFSNLTMIDAIRACQHHEVWLTWIPVSPLWRTLRKVCNTRIFASMKVDTTLYLRRNKIQELIANVGESCPKGEAINIGQAAFDTTINLLSNTIF from the coding sequence ATGCCAATAATCGGCAATCTCATCGATCTTGGGGATAAACCCCACAGATCCTTCACTAAGCTTGCTCAGATTCATGGCCCCGTTATGAGTCTCAAACTTGGCAGCTTAATCACCGTCGTCGTTTCATCGGAAACAATGGCCAAAGAAATCCTGCAGAAACAGGATATTGTTTTCTCTAACCTAACCATGATCGATGCTATCCGAGCCTGTCAACACCATGAAGTTTGGTTGACGTGGATACCCGTCTCGCCGCTTTGGAGAACTCTTCGCAAAGTCTGTAATACCCGTATTTTCGCTAGTATGAAAGTCGATACCACTCTATACCTGCGTCGGAACAAGATTCAGGAACTGATTGCTAATGTTGGCGAAAGTTGCCCTAAAGGTGAAGCTATCAACATAGGGCAAGCCGCTTTTGATACTACCATCAAtttgctgtccaacactattttttGA